The DNA segment AGCattaacatgttttacaaatgaTAGTAATGAACTTCTAATACAATGCCTGTTTGTTAAGGATTTTCTTAAAGAAAGATGTAGGAACGATATTGTGTTTCAATTATTCAACCtctgatttgaaaaaaaagatattaaaacaaatacaatgaaatttgATAAGCCGCAtgcatttgcaatattttgtatatgtcgtgtcttgtattttgttttgttattttgcatGTATACGTTGACgttatttattgtaaacatacGTGTTGTAGACGATGGACATTGTACGAggcaaacataaattatttgtctgtctgtctgtctgactCACCATAAATCACGTGATTATTTCGATAAAATATATGATCTTCccacgtatttttttttttcttttgaattgCAATAACATAGTAAGGTTTAATTTTGTTAGTTTGCGATAGGAACCGATAGGAACAATTCCACTAGCTATGTTTTAACAAGTACAAGGTTTCAAGGCACAAAGCTAAGGCACTAAAGACACTAAACGAGTAACACACGACGTAAGTGGGAGGATATCTGGATCGGAAAATCAATAGAAGGGTGTTTAGCGGCGCCACAATTCAAAACTAACCAACAAAGTGCAGCGAGAAATCACATCATTCTCTAAAGAATAAGCTTAATTTCAGTGCATGTACACTGAACATTGAGCGTATGCTAAAATGCGCATATGACATATGGTTGTAACCTTATCGTTTTCATCATTCGCCAAACATATTGTTCAGTGCAAAACGGTGTCATAAGTCATATGTTACCcttttcaatcaatatattttatgtgtcATATCACATGTAGATATAATGTATCTGTTTTAAATACGCCAAAGTTCTTTTTTGGTTAGTTGGCACCTTTCTGGACTTAACGGGTGGAAATTcctttgtttatgtatttttcatcTAGTTGAATCTGATTTCTCTGAGTAaattacaattatcaaaagACAATTTCAATACCAcactaaatacataaaagtgTTTCTTGTGCAATTTGTCAGCTGCAGAAGGCTCAGTATTTCCGTTCTGATTAAGGCCCCTTTGTCTTTAGTATCCATCTTAATACTGTCTTCCTGTGAGATGATTTGCCGTTAGATCCCTCCGTAGCAGTCATTCAAACATATGCTAAACATCTTTTGAGAGGTATGTTCAAATAAATGCCCTGTGTGAAACCGCTTAACATTTGGTTAAATGAATTTTAACTGTGAACGATGCACCTAGTAAGTTGTTTGCTACAAGTAATCAAGCCACTCAGCGTAATACTCAAACCACAAATGTGCATTTTTGGACGattcaattaaggaatgaattgcgggcgtgttgtcattatcgggatatgaacacaattgggctggtcaaagtgtgtggagtccgaaggactcaacgagtactttgaccagcccaattgcgttcatatcccgataatgacatcaagcccgcaattcattacttatatttacaccaatagttcattattttattcaagaaaaaaaacttaaaaaactttcagtaacccattcctacccattctgtaaatagaacgacccgaaagcattttttaatgacgtcacaatatcgcgggaaaagatcaaccacttgaaatcacttttaaacgtaaaattcaaacagttatggcaactatacatttaaaatttatattttacgggaccttctgacacaatacaaacaataacaagataaatatgtttcatgtgtattgttatgcaatgaattgcgatccgaacatatccgaaaatgttgcgttcatcgatcgatgaacgcaattgccgaaatgacgttcatttaaggaatggaagttgaggtgtaaatatcaacaaatacacaggtTTGAATGCATTTTCTTACCTGTTCCTTAAAGCAACGGTATCCGAAATCGAACACCTCATGGCAGGTAATTTCATGAGGTGTCTCCGTCAAGATCTATTTATCTGTTAACGCATCATTTGATCCTATCATTGCATCTCCTGATGTTGGTGCTGTAACATAACCTGCGTTTAGGTCGTCAGTTCATTTGAATGATCGCTTCAAGTAGACGGTGGTAATTTGAATTTACTTTGATGATGGAGGACGCCATTACgaaaacaatgtcaaaaacTGCACCCTACTGTACaaaagtttaaaagtttatttatacGCTTTATGCAAACAGAGTTAACAAACATAAGGAAATAATAACTAATAAGTAAAACTGGGCTTTATGCAGGCGAATTATGAATACAgatatgaaaacaaagtatTCATTGagattaaaattgtctgaaagGAATCATAAATTGAGCTTCAAATGCTgtcaaataacaaatataatattgacattATCAATAACAAGAATTTTAATTATGGCAATATGAATCATTCTAATACAGATCAACATTATGCCAATTATAAAAATTCTCCGGAagagaataaatatataatatgtaagtAAATAGCAGGTGAGAGTTCTCCATTTTTAATACGCAAAAAAAACGAGTGATAAACAGTTACATAATAAACAGTAGTTAACACTTATTggtaaatgatttttaaaaaagaactgACAATAATTTTAACGTCAGCCTGTGTGcgttttttgtattatattttatttttttcgagtTTAAAAGACAATTTCGCGGCGGATCCGATaaccaatttattaaacaaaaagaccttaaatgcaatcatttatatataaaacggtttataggtccgtgtcGCAATATAACACTATTCTACAAAATTGTTATCCAAATGTGAGCTagtgtttctaaaaatataatgacaaaTATCTGGGTCATGGTACCACAACGCGCCCTGACACATTTAAAACTTAGTGATTATCTTGCATTGCGGACATAATTATTGCTTCAAAACTCATATTTGCTGAGTTTAAATTGGTTCGATTGAATGTCACATTTCAGGTTGAACTTCAAAACATTCATGAAAATTAACTTCCTGCAAACAATGGTGTAGCTACATGCGGTTAGGAAGTTTATTATCTTCGTATGTAAATTCTTGAATTAAACTTATGTCATTACAAGCCATCTATACAGTCAATAGCACGCGGTGTTTTGTCATCAAAATACTTGAAATTCGCATAACCCTGCATTTGACCCTCACGTTCCCGAAAGTCCTTCCATTAATACGCAGGTGCTGATGTATAACTCAGGACGTCTTGAAACATATTGTCTTTTCAAACATACATTTCGGATAGAAAATTACCTTTATGATGTAAAAGATTCAAAATTTAGAAAAGCAATGTCAAAATTTAGAGTTTCATCACATAATCTACAAATTGAACGTGGTAGATACGTTAATACACCTAGATCTCAAAGATTATGCATCTACTGCAACCAAAGaatgattgaaaatgaatatcactttttactAATATGTCCGAAATACGCAGACTTAAGAGCCAAATATATCAAAAGATATTACTACACGTGGCCAACAAagcaaaagtttattaatttgttatctaacaattcaaataaatctcTAGTTAATCTATCAAAATTTATACACTATGCAAACATCTTAAGAAACTAATAAGtatgttgttatttgtttccataaacaaatgttctgctcttctgttaaaacaatttgtgtCTAAATCCATGCTTtgcacatgtatttattttgtatttgctataaacatgtctgatatgtttaatgcaataaaatgttgaattgaattgaattgaattgtataaatattcaaatgttaatcTTGTAGTGGCAGATACTCGTCGCGTTTTTGAAATGTCGCTCTCCGGGAACTGTTGGCCAGTCCAAAGAACATAATGAGAGCTTGTATTTTATTAACtcgtttatttaaaattaaaaacactgTCTACTTGAAAACTTATAAAGTTCAAGCTTAAGAGCAAATTCCCTTTCATGGTCAATATCTTCCTTGTTTCTGTTTATTCACAGTGGAAGAATACGTATCAGTCGAGTGTTGAGGAAACGTGTGAACGATGAACTAGAAATTGAAATACCAATTGTAGACATACAGTTTGAAGCGACAATTCCGgattatatttttatggtaatgTATTTGTGTTATTAAGTGAAATTCCTAACCTTCataatgtattttcattgcTAATAAGAACTAAGATTTCAAACTATAATATAAAGATGATGTTTTATTCCGTGTATTAACTTTAATGTCGGatattgtattaataaaatgtaacttGATAACGTTTTAATTGAGCTATATATTTATGGAACACTTACTTTTGCAGGACATTATTTAAAGCACCCCAATTTATGCACCCCAAATGACAAGTAGGGAAGAAGAGAGAATTCGTCGTGAACGAAAACTTATCTGCGATTGGAACTTCGAAAAACAAGCCATGACATGGGCAATATGGTCTCTCTTCTTGTTATACTCGGTCCAATTCGCAAATGCATCCGGTGATGTAAGAATTACGGACGTGTCAGAAAAAGATcgagatattttgaaaaaaagcaatTTACCTGAATGCAACTTCTCTGTGTCTAATTCTTCAATTGAGTACTTCCGGTCAAAGTTGAAAGTGTTCGAATCAGAGTTCATAAGATTTCGAATCTCCTTTAAAAATTTGACAGTCGTGAAGAACACGTCACCCGGGGTATTTCAGCCTGACCTATGGGTGTGGACCGTTCGTTCTCCGCATGGAAACTATTCCTACCTCAGCTGGAACTTAGAGTATGGAATTCTGAGCTTTTCGCTTCTGGAAACTAAAGTATACGTAATACGGTATGTTGACCTTGTGACGAATCAAAGCGAATGTTCAGTCCAATTTGGGAGTGACGCAACAACAAGGAGTATTTCAAAAGCTCTTATGCAAATCATCGACATGATTAAAGAAGGGGTTCCTAAGTACGAAAGAAATTACATGTGTTACCTTTCCGAAGTGCCAGGTATCAGAACTACCGTCTCCTACACAGCCGCGCTATACTTAAGCTTTCCGGTCACATTCATTAATTACAAGTGTTGTATGTACGTGTACTCATTTGCCAAAGGACGTTTTCGTCCGTTTAATTGTAATCGGTTTGTCGAGAAGTGGAAACTGCTTACGCATGGTCCATATTTTCTTGGAGTAattattctgttgttttttcctaTTGTTCTGTTTGGCATTGGTGCATGCATTTCTAAAGGCGATCAATTGCTTTCAAGAGATATTCAACTAGAGTCGCTTTTACCAAACGAAACACCCAAGCACGATTATTGGGTTTACCTTGATGGAAACTCGCCTATTACCGTCTTAAACGTTTTGTCACAGCCACTTGATTGCTTAAGACGTAATCATCCAATCTTAAATTCACGTCTCCGACGTTTGATTTGCGTATGTTTTGCACCTATgcttatatatttacagttgTATATGTTCAAAGATGGGTATGTTCATTCATATAATGAACCCTTAACGACTATTTCCGTCAGAGATCTGGTTAAAATTGGTAAACCTTTAGGGTTTCTTGCTCTGTATGGCGATATGTCAGAcatgagaaaaacatttgtGCCTATTCTAGGTGGTCCAATTGGTGTCATCATACTGTACTTTTCACTTGCCCTGGTTTTTATAGTATGTCCTAAAAGTTTAAAGGAAATCGTACATAAAGGCTTACCGCAACAAAGCGATGTTTCACCCTTGTTTGACGGCCTTGGGGAGATGCCGAGGTCGGGAGTGTGTTATCGTGACCTGGACACAGGGTATGAAAGAGCATCAGAAATATGCAAGCAGAGAGTTTACTTTCTATTTTCTCCTTCTCAATGGAGAAAAGTCATCAGAATTCAAAGAAAACGATTTGAAATCGACTCAGTTCACACGAGTTTAATGAGAACTAAAATAAATCCactgatgtttttatttaaactaattttATGTACGATTGAGGTTTTTATTTACGTTCCATATTTCCTTTGTCCGTTTTTCTCGTTTTGCGCAATACTTTTAAAAGGAACTGTTGTAAAAATAATGGATACTAGAAATTCATTCAAACGATTTGGGAAGATAGTCAGTAGCCCTGTAGTTTGGTTATTCGGTACAGTCTTAATTTTAGGAGCCATTGTTGTTTTTGGTTATTGTGTCTGTCTAGTATTTCTTGAAAGCTTTATTTACCTGGCTCAGATTGCTATATACTGTTTTGCTGCACTCATACTGTTTCCTACCATAGCATTTGGCTATCTATTCTTCTTTGTGACCCTCGTATACTACTTGGCGCATCTAGTAAGAGATTTTGGGGATGGGTATTCGCGACTGTTGGAGATCGCTGTGAACAAATCTATTGAATTAGAACAAGCTGTAAATGTTGTGATTGACAAAGATAAAACTTTGCAGGTTATGAATGTCAATCAACACTTCGAAACTGTACGAGTGAACGGAGAAGAAATCGCTGTTCTTACcgaaacacaaattaaaatCCAATCACGATTTCAACGTAAACAAATGGTTAGGCACAATAAATTTGCTCCCGGAATTCCACGGGAACTGTTCAACAACATTGTTAATGAAAAACGCCAAGTATATGCGGAGATGGTTAACTTACTTATCCACCTTACTGTTATTATGACTTTGATATCAGTTACATTGACTTTAGTGTACACGTTCAACTCGGAGTTTAATACAGATGAATCTGAGGTGCTACACATTGTATTCACTGTGATTGTTGGATTCATACCCAAACTGGTAGAAATGTTTCTTAAAGGAGGGAGTGACGCTGGAAGAAAGGAGATCGAGGAAAAGGAGATCGGCGAAATCGTTGAAAATTACTGGAAAAATAGAGATTGAACCTTGAGAATATTCTGTTTCATGAAGATCCATACCCCGACTATTTGAGTAGATTTAAGgttcttaatttcatttaaacgaGCTACTGCGTGGCTGTGCTCACCTGAACGTAACGTTCTTTGAACAGGCGGGTTCTGAGAGTGTCATTCTATCAGTTTCTCTTTGCGCGCTTAGCAGGATAGtaaattcttgtttaaattcacaCCAAGTTTCTCTTcatgtattgtttcatttttgttgttgttgttttatgatgaTGCTCAGGACGATTATATCCATTCAtgcattcattaattcatttttgttttatgatttactaTTAATTTGTTATGTGTTGTTATGCTATTAAATATGCTTGTTTATCAGTTACTTTCAATTGTCAATTACTTATCTGGGTTTcttatattgttattatgtgCGCGCTTACTCTTACTTAGTTTAGAGCTGTAGATAGCTGTAGAAGTAATAAAGCTCTCAGTACTTCTCATATGTTTagtgattttgtgttttatgctgttgttgcatgtttcttgtttgtgatattttgtatttgtgctctatgtctttggcatttacctTGTGCTATTAAACAGGGgttatgtttaaagatgcatttTACTCccgaataagatttaccacaattaatacaattgtttaaatataccagaaggataaataaatgtcgaaaacaatggttcttatgaaggattccgagtttaatttgaaagaattgtGCAGAAAACAGGGTATTCCTACCTTATGAGACTGTAGTAAAGCACAGTAAATCTATTAGAATTcaccaatcaatttttttttcagctattaaatacactgttacaaccttgttatcagtaatgaatattttccataaatgcattatttagtaagttgttcaAGATTTGTCACCGAAAATTTAtgattgttaaacatgtgtatatactgattttgaataagagtgtcactttaaacttttggctactgggcttgtttctgtagtttttcacgtaAGTATTGGAATTAC comes from the Mya arenaria isolate MELC-2E11 chromosome 13, ASM2691426v1 genome and includes:
- the LOC128213223 gene encoding uncharacterized protein LOC128213223, with protein sequence MTSREEERIRRERKLICDWNFEKQAMTWAIWSLFLLYSVQFANASGDVRITDVSEKDRDILKKSNLPECNFSVSNSSIEYFRSKLKVFESEFIRFRISFKNLTVVKNTSPGVFQPDLWVWTVRSPHGNYSYLSWNLEYGILSFSLLETKVYVIRYVDLVTNQSECSVQFGSDATTRSISKALMQIIDMIKEGVPKYERNYMCYLSEVPGIRTTVSYTAALYLSFPVTFINYKCCMYVYSFAKGRFRPFNCNRFVEKWKLLTHGPYFLGVIILLFFPIVLFGIGACISKGDQLLSRDIQLESLLPNETPKHDYWVYLDGNSPITVLNVLSQPLDCLRRNHPILNSRLRRLICVCFAPMLIYLQLYMFKDGYVHSYNEPLTTISVRDLVKIGKPLGFLALYGDMSDMRKTFVPILGGPIGVIILYFSLALVFIVCPKSLKEIVHKGLPQQSDVSPLFDGLGEMPRSGVCYRDLDTGYERASEICKQRVYFLFSPSQWRKVIRIQRKRFEIDSVHTSLMRTKINPLMFLFKLILCTIEVFIYVPYFLCPFFSFCAILLKGTVVKIMDTRNSFKRFGKIVSSPVVWLFGTVLILGAIVVFGYCVCLVFLESFIYLAQIAIYCFAALILFPTIAFGYLFFFVTLVYYLAHLVRDFGDGYSRLLEIAVNKSIELEQAVNVVIDKDKTLQVMNVNQHFETVRVNGEEIAVLTETQIKIQSRFQRKQMVRHNKFAPGIPRELFNNIVNEKRQVYAEMVNLLIHLTVIMTLISVTLTLVYTFNSEFNTDESEVLHIVFTVIVGFIPKLVEMFLKGGSDAGRKEIEEKEIGEIVENYWKNRD